The Candidatus Binatia bacterium genome segment CGCGGTTTCCCTTACTCGGTAATCTTGCTGACGACGCCCGCGCCGACGGTGCGGCCGCCTTCGCGGATCGCGAAGCGCAGCCCCTCGTCCATCGCGATGGGCGTGATCAGGTTGACCTGCAGCTGGACCGTGTCGCCCGGCATCACCATCTCGG includes the following:
- the tuf gene encoding elongation factor Tu (EF-Tu; promotes GTP-dependent binding of aminoacyl-tRNA to the A-site of ribosomes during protein biosynthesis; when the tRNA anticodon matches the mRNA codon, GTP hydrolysis results; the inactive EF-Tu-GDP leaves the ribosome and release of GDP is promoted by elongation factor Ts; many prokaryotes have two copies of the gene encoding EF-Tu), producing EMVMPGDTVQLQVNLITPIAMDEGLRFAIREGGRTVGAGVVSKITE